The following proteins are co-located in the Besnoitia besnoiti strain Bb-Ger1 chromosome Unknown contig00007, whole genome shotgun sequence genome:
- a CDS encoding uncharacterized protein (encoded by transcript BESB_070960), translating into MAAPNKAAVRSVPSASFSPARRHAGTSPSSCPSLCFPSRSPCSQFSLSLGRQRDATSQALRASAACCCSGLGCCAALGDARAAPGVARSSLCRSSAYSASASSPPPSGLSAESPCAARTVVHVDMDCFYAQVETLRDPSVAGKPLAVRQKQLIVTTNLVARCPPWKLRKGIYLPEAIRRCPCLVVKNGEDLSKYRDVSDRILNAIQEKAFLLALENSPPSSRSPSSSAGDEPDAPAVEALPSRASAPGAASRPRAPSLTSQPSSSSRSSASSSSCNPSSSSLTSCFSSCFSSSCSSSSPSHFCSLSSCALSSCSSSYSSSPYSSCSSSLCSSSSCSSVACSLPPSSSAAGLLSHRSSRPPREDVARYGSFPACASRASGPSASPTSFVLSAEARPASRRRSSSRKGASSVCACHCRSLSRQASRAVVRAMLRQPLAVQRLGLDDFFIDVTALASAGARALREFLASRLADARDENEKGAGSDAPATPSGQEANAFVRRERCAAREASSCHPAARAAAASESGREESRAETRAEEQGEGEAKSLSLALTGTPQDRRELLDCSVWSPREECPPRLAAGRGREDFFFPEGAFRCSRCAFVAVAEEGEPPRPSGQTEGAEASCALVFLAFAPSVYPQKADEAAGGGGGGGGGAAAGVEGGSAEKKDFGVLCDASQQALYCLASCEEEEEARGARRLSGERGSVPAGDGLSRKRLRREDVAAEGESALAASEAGGTERASRRGDAHGECEEPARDADLSRREVGKQRAPDGGGDASVGRLCPCLLPLAIASHLAQAVRSYIHTRIGLTSTAGIGTNKSLAKLVGAYNKPSHQTLLLPQQRREFLAPLSLQKLPGFGWTLLRLLHRARIRTCADLLAAPLARLVGLLEAANFHFAPAAFLAKTQLVDGRLPRGVWGEGADAEKRRSTRERDAPLGRAKAAQGDDGALLASEASPTPSACVPSLSSGEASPTAAAPSPFLLSALCLRAFCLGDEGEPVVTTLAPKSLSAEDSYVARGVRTPERFVLEAQKLVARLLKRHADHEQKFEQVATSFKLHIRQKDFNGEGRQMTLPSSFWDPCVAATQASAPPSPSASAASFLSSSAAASSSSSATSASSPLSCPSFCASSDLVSLLCDAHRPLFSQVEAQLPSEVLRLLQRLLPAYGDATTGHKPARAELSHQASSRFPYSPASSSFSTLSSLSSDSCLEEQCVVGAAVPSRDSAGALSARLPVSSPPSTCPGDDASARVPLTRGTGAETRPPAEGCQAFLLLHYALLLFLRFDFPLALSSRAVQPDACDSWEAPEAEELRERAGPAPPFELHKISVGFSSFQGKRERERERRKEVERARELTRRPLDAFLRGAMRRRELRLKLEESREEQRPGPTTGARDGRQQAPPEVDRDVECIDLVTDEEETEGEEDLPQGGGNERGRLCEGQPAKAELAAAEQRESLLQAAQEASFSFSQSTARSVTSGDTAKLDSASERGGGDSEGSEAICESESTENAAEESLIGRGRRGEAWRERETQEAVADGSDASGVEAGRARREREGGREERDWRLVSEKQAGSREVISLSEDSALSEQETTSIGNERALLSPVFSTTCFVSSFVSSPSSRGSSSRSLSPERSLAFSPPSSLSCAAPAAAGALCGAPASFSSSPSASSPSTEFSSSHAASEAPDAPQGAAARNEPKV; encoded by the exons ATGGCCGCCCCAAACAAGGCCGCAGTGCGCTCTGTGCCGTCGGCTTCGttctctcctgcgcgtcgtcaCGCTGGCAcctctccgtcctcctgTCCCTCCCTCTGTTTTCCGTCTCGTTCTCCTTGCTCTCaattctccctctctctaggaaggcagagagacgcgacctcgcaggcgctgcgcgcgtccgcggcctgctgctgctcaggCCTCGGCTGTTGCGCAGCTCTAGGGGATGCCCGCGCGGCACCGGGCGTGGcacgctcttctctctgtcggTCCTCCGCCTACTCGGCGTCTGccagctcgccgcctccctccgggCTGTCCGCGgagtcgccctgcgcggcgcgaacCGTAGTTCACGTGGATATGGACTGCTTCTACGCGCAAGTCGAGACCCTACGGGACCCGTCCGTCGCGGGGAAGCCGCTTGCAGTGCGGCAGAAGCAGCTGATTGTGACAACGAACTTGGTCGCGAGATGCCCCCCGTGGAAGCTGCGGAAGGGGATCTACTTGCCCGAGGCCATCCGCAGATGCCCGTGCCTCGTCGTGAAGAACGGAGAAGACCTGAGCAAATACAGAGACGTATCTGACCGCATTCTAAACGCCATCCAAGAGAAAGCgttccttctcgctctggaaaactcccccccctcctccaggtcgccgtcttcctcggcCGGCGACGAGCCTGACGCCCCAGCGGTGGAGGCTTTgccctcgcgggcctccgcgcctggagCTGCTTCACGACCTCGCGCACCTTCGTTGACCTCTCagccctcgtcgtcttcccgttcatctgcttcctcttcttcatgcAACCCATCGTCCTCCTCGTTGACTTCGTGTTTTTCCTCttgtttttcgtcttcttgctcttcctcttctccctctcatTTCTGTAGTCTGTCGTCTTGCGCTCTGTCGTCTTGTTCTTCTTCTTACTCGTCCTCTCCTTACTCTTCTTGCTCGTCGTCTCTttgctcttcgtcttcttgttcTTCGGTTGCttgctctctgcctccgtctAGTTCCGCTGCTGGTCTACTTTCGCATCGTTcatctcgccctcctcgtgaGGACGTCGCTCGGTATGGCTCTTTCCCCGCttgtgcctcgcgcgcctcagggccctcggcgtctcccaCCTCTTTCGTcctctctgcggaggcgcggcctgcctctcggcggcgcagctcttcGCGAAAGGGCGCGTCGTCCGTCTGCGCGTGCCACTGCCGTTCTCTGTCTCGTcaggcctctcgcgcggttGTGCGAGCGATGCTTcggcagccgctcgccgtccaGCGCCTGGGGCTCGATGACTTCTTCATCGACGTCACCGCCCTCGCTagcgccggcgcacgcgccctgcgcgaaTTTCttgcctcgcggctcgctgacgcgcgagacgagaaCGAGAAGGGCGCAGGCTCGGatgcgcccgcgacgccctcgggacaggaggcgaacgccttcgtccgccgcgagcgatgcgcagcgcgagaagcctCCTCATGCCAccccgctgcccgcgctgccgccgcaagcGAGTCAGGTCGCGAAGAGAGCCGTGCGGAGACGCGTGCAGAAGAgcagggcgagggagaggcgaaaagcctctcgctcgccctgACAGGCACTCCCCAAGACaggcgcgagctgctggaTTGTTCGGTTTGGTCTCCGCGAGAGGAGTGCCCCCCTCGCTtggctgcaggccgcgggcgcgaagaTTTCTTCTTCCCAGAgggcgccttccgctgctcgCGGTGCGCCTTCGTGGCGgtcgcggaagaaggcgagcctccgcggccgagTGGGCAGACcgagggggcggaggcgtcctgcgcgctcgtgttcctcgccttcgcgccctccgtCTACCCGCAGAaggccgacgaggcggcgggtggcggaggcggaggcggaggcggcgccgcggcgggcgttgAAGGCGGatcggcggagaagaaggactTTGGGgtcctctgcgacgcctcgcagcaggcgctctATTGCCTCGCGAgctgcgaggaagaggaggaggcgcgcggcgcaaggCGTCTCAGCGGCGAAAGAGGTTCCGTGCCGGCAGGCGATGGGCTGAGCAGAAAGAGACTGCGACGCGAAGACGTGGCTGCCGAGGGAGAGAGTGCCTtggccgccagcgaggcaggTGGAACTGAGCGAGCTTCGcgtcgaggagacgcgcatgGGGAATGCGAAGAgcccgcgagagacgccgaccTCAGTCGCAGAGAAGTAGGAAAACAACGCGCAcccgacggaggcggcgacgcctccgtcGGACGTCTTTGTCCctgtctgctgcctctggcgATCGCTTCGCATCTCGCCCAGGCTGTCCGCTCGTACATCCACACGCGCATTGGCCTGACGAGCACCGCAG GCATCGGCACGAACAAATCTCTAGCCAAGCTTGTCGGCGCCTACAACAAGCCCAGCCACCAAacgcttcttctcccgcagcagcggcgggagTTCCTCGCTCCGCTTTCGCTTCAGAAACTCCCTGGGTTCG GCTGGAccctgcttcgccttctccaccGCGCGCGGATTCGAACCTGTGCGgacctcctcgccgcgccgctcgcgcggctggtCGGCCTTTTGGAAGCCGCGAACTTCCACTTTGCTCCCGCGGCGTTTCTCGCGAAGACGCAGCTCGTCGATGGCAGACTGCCCCGAGGCGTTtggggcgaaggcgcggacgccgagaaacgccgctccacgcgcgagcgagatGCCCCTCTGGGcagggcgaaggccgcgcagggggACGACGGCGCTTTGCTCGCCTCTGAAGCATCTCCTACCCCGTCTGCCTGCGTTCCTTCCCTCTCATCCGGTGAGGCCTCTCccacagcagctgcgccgtcgcccttcctcctgtccgcgctctgcctccgcgccttctgtctcggcgacgaaggcgagccgGTCGTTACCACGCTCGCCCCGAAGAGCCTGAGTGCGGAAGATTCTTACGTCGCGCGCGGTGTACGGACACCCGAGCGCTTTGTGCTCGAGGCCCAGAAACTCGTCGCCAGGCTCCTGAAGCGGCACGCCGACCATGAGCAGAAGTTCGAGCAAGTCGCCACGTCCTTCAAGTTGCACATTCG GCAGAAGGACTTCAACGGGGAGGGCCGTCAGATGACGCTGCCCTCGTCTTTCTGGGATCCTTGCGTcgcagccacgcaggcgtcggctcctccgtctccctcggcgtctgcggcgtctttcctttcctcgtctgcggctgcttcgtcgtcttctagCGCcacttctgcttcttccccATTAAGTTGTCCTTCTTTTTGCGCCTCATCGGAtctcgtctcgctcttgTGCGACGCCCATCGCCCTCTTTTCTCGCAGGTTGAAGCGCAGCTTCCCTCTGAagttctgcgtctccttcaaCGGCTTCTGCCTGCCTACGGAGACGCCACCACAGGCCACAAACCCGCTCGCGCCGAGCTGTCGCACCAGGCTTCCAGCCGCTTCCCCTACTCacctgcttcttcgtcgttttCTACCTtatcttctctctcctctgacTCTTGCTTAGAAGAGCAGTGTGTCGTTGGAGCAGCCGTGCCCTCCAGAGACTCCGCAGGCGCTttgtctgcgcgtcttcctgtTTCGTCGCCTCCATCGACTTGCCCAG gcgacgacgcgtcggcgcgcgtgccGCTCACGCGGGggacaggcgcggagactcggccgccggcagaggGCTGTCAGgcttttctgcttcttcacTACGCACTCCTCCTGTTCCTTCGATTTGActttcctctcgcgctctccagcCGCGCGGTGCAGCCAGATGCCTGCGACAGCTGGGAAGCcccggaggcggaggaactGCGAGAACGAGCCGGTCCCGCACCACCGTTCGAGCTCCACAAGATTTCTGTTGGGTTTTCGAGCTTCCAAggcaagcgcgagagagagagggaacgTCGGAAGGAGGTAGAGCGAGCGCGGGAGCTGACCAGGAGGCCGCTGGAcgcgtttctgcgcggcgccatGCGCAGGCGGGAGCTTCGCCTGAAGCTCGAAGAAAGCCGAGAGGAACAGAGGCCAGGCCCCACcacaggcgcgagagacgggagacagcaggcgccgccggaagTGGACAGGGACGTCGAGTGCATAGACCTCGTGaccgacgaggaagaaacggaaggcgaagaagacctGCCGCAGGGAGGCGGCAACGAGAGAGGACGCCTCTGCGAAGGACAGCCCGCGAAAGCTGAACTCGCAGCTGCCGAACAGAGAGAAAGTTTGCTACAGGCCGCGCAAGAGGCgagcttctccttctctcagTCTACCGCGCGGTCCGTAACCTCCGGCGACACTGCGAAGCTCGACAGCGCGAGCGAACGGGGCGGGGGCGATAgcgaaggaagcgaggcgatTTGCGAAAGCGAAAGCACAGAaaacgctgcagaggaaTCTCTCATCGGCAGgggcagacgaggcgaggcatggagagaaagagagacacaggaggcggtcgccgatggcagcgacgcctctgGCGTGGAAGCCGGTAGAgcaagacgagagagagagggcggcagagaggaaagggaCTGGCGGCTCGTCAGCGAGAAGCAAGCGGGCAGCCGAGAGGTCATAAGCCTATCGGAAGATTCTGCCTTGTCAGAGCAAGAGACGACGTCAATCGGCAACGAGCGCGCTCTCTTGTCACCCGTCTTCTCGACGACATGCTTCGTCtcttccttcgtctcctctccgtcttcgcgtggctcgtcttctcgctctctgtcgcctgaGCGGTCCCTCGCGTTCTcccctccttcttctctctcgtgcgctgcgcctgcggccgccggcgctctctgcggcgcgcccgcctcgttttcctcttctccgtctgcgTCATCTCCTTCAACGGAGTTTTCTTCCTCACATGCGGCTagcgaggcgcccgacgccccgcagggcgccgcagcaagaAACGAGCCAAAAGTCtag
- a CDS encoding uncharacterized protein (encoded by transcript BESB_070980): MADNAWQHTSPGGGSPTMLRSPSAGGHTSDAALHPYASTHSASSNASLCSDRGQPVYVSSTSAVFPASSHASGTASEADVCYRAPALSCGPVGMPIPSCVRPGIASPPTSPPPTAVDVNPMIPSKFKYSFPRNKIPRHRSYEVLVIEEDPQAICLSRCGRLVVNQDEALNKIKKPHTKKSIFGIAKKSGTNLSDAPGTVHPSSKLSMSPAQNLSLARAGTTSVPSAARDLEGTKPAGEAPKKQKGWMRNFQCFLCTSPDYLTTEQAALEEQKEQLDEAITEFQETNRVQVIRLFETEKRLAQEHEAREQLQLQLEYETSELKKKNSQLEKETKLAEKSMNELREKVVKTIETVYTIRESADTSELDAVLRGFCSEVAGVLNEAQESGMRGPTIIIPQPPPLRRPLPQEVSDSPAYPPAGSRETSPGLATPGERVEPEEPVLAKKKTVKKKKVTKEGKKVTIKKKAATGKKGTKKAAGAKKGAAKGVKGQKTGLKRGAAGAKKKGSPKKKTGKAVTRRAKGVTKNVKKSVQAAGAAVPIALRYAEGLAGKTSPQAHLQQQLLEMQQNGQLSSQAGVCTAARANGGLQFLLYPGFLEQPSKPLKATGSTEGVAGTAGAQDDLLKRLPSDPNLLANLIIEKQLGA; encoded by the exons ATGGCGGACAACGCCTGGCAGCACACGTCCCCTGGGGGAGGAAGTCCGACGATGCTTCGATCGCCTTCGGCTGGCGGCCACACTTCAGACGCCGCTCTTCACCCGTATGCGTCGACGCATTCCGCGAGTAGCAACGCAAGCCTCTGCTCCGACAGAGGCCAGCCCGTCTACGTCTCCTCGACTTCGGCGGTTTTTCCCGCGAGTTCGCACGCATCTGGAACTGCGTCTGAGGCAGACGTTTGCTACAGAGCTCCGGCGCTCTCCTGCGGGCCCGTGGGCATGCCTATCCCCTCCTGCGTCCGCCCCGGCATCGCCTCTCCCCCcacctcgccgccgcccacagCCGTCGATGTGAACCCCATGATTCCCAGCAAGTTCAAGTACTCCTTTCCACGGAACAAGATCCCGCGACACAGAAGCTACGAGGTCCTTGTCATTGAGGAGGACCCGCAGGCGATCTGCTTGAGCCGCTGtggccgcctcgtcgtcaaCCAGGATGAAGCTCTGAACAAAATCAAGAAGCCGCACACGAAGAAATCCATCTTTGGCATTGCGAAGAAGTCAGGAACAAACCTGAGCGACGCCCCAGGGACGGTGCACCCGTCGAGCAAGCTGTCCATGTCGCCCGCTCAGAACCTGTCTCTGGCGAGAGCGGGGACAACCTCCGTCCCCTCGGCCGCCAGAGATCTCGAGGGGACTAAGccggcgggagaggcgccgaagaagcagaagggaTGGATGCGGAATTTCCAATGCTTCTTGTGCACCAGCCCGGATTACTTGACAACAGAGCAAGCAGCCTTGGAAGAACAAAAGGAGCAACTCGACGAGGCGATCACCGAGTTCCAGGAAACGAACCGTGTGCAGGTTATCCGGCTTTtcgagacggagaagagacTCGCGCAGGAGCACGAGGCCCGGGAGCAGCTACAGCTCCAGCTGGAATACGAAACCAGCGAactgaaaaagaaaaactcACAGCTCGAGAAGGAGACCAAGCT TGCAGAGAAATCCATGAATGAGCTGCGTGAAAAGGTCGTCAAGACGATTGAGACAGTGTACACTATTCGC GAGAGCGCCGATACTTCTGAGCTCGACGCCGTCCTCCGTGGCTTCTGCAGTGAGGTCGCTGGTGTCCTCAACGAGGCTCAGGAGTCTGGCATGCGCGGTCCCA CGATTATTatcccgcagccgccgcccctgCGTCGACCGCTCCCCCAGGAGGTGTCTGATTCGCCGGCGTATCCGCCTGCGGGTTCGCGCGAGACTTCGCCGGGGCTCGCGACGCCAGGGGAACGGGTAGAGCCGGAGGAGCCCGTATTGGCAAAGAAGAAGActgtgaagaagaagaaggtcACGAAGGAGGGGAAGAAGGTCACGAtcaagaagaaggcggccaCCGGCAAGAAAGGGACGAAAAAAGCAGCTGGCGCCAAAAAGGGCGCTGCAAAGGGCGTGAAAGGCCAGAAAACAGGGCTGAAGAGGGGAGCGGCGGGGGCTAAGAAAAAAGGGTCACCCAAGAAGAAGACCGGCAAGGCCGTCACGCGCCGAGCCAAAGGTGTGACAAAGAATGTGAAGAAGAGTGTCCAAGCTGCAGGTGCCGCGGTTCCCATTGCACTGCGCTACGCCGAAGGGCTCGCGGGTAAGACCTCTCCGCAAGCccacctgcagcagcagctcctcgaaaTGCAACAGAACGGGCAGCTCTCGTCTCAGGCAGGCGTCTGCACCGCAGCTCGCGCAAACGGAGGCCTGCAGTTCCTTTTGTACCCGGGCTTTCTGGAGCAGCCTTCTAAGCCCCTGAAGGCAACAGGCTCCACTGAGGGCGTTGCCGGgaccgcaggcgcgcaggacgaTCTTCTGAAGCGTCTGCCGTCGGACCCCAATTTGTTGGCGAACTTGATCATTGAGAAACAGCTGGGTGCCTAG
- a CDS encoding uncharacterized protein (encoded by transcript BESB_070970) yields MSSRVRDESEAVAVGVADAEGGEDDGRSYVFLRTLPAANIQAIQSEIMQRLEAIMVGQKGAEVGPDEATIQEDMNILNEYVWHLLTQEAASQGRLRKELAEFLQTNTEDFVGWLDTLLSGYEGEPRRSEEDEEGALEQGAATPPSAKLHSYDRKGRSRGDDGVSSLSREADDRHYHRHRSSRHGGDSSSDRYRDRRSSHYYDDERVREERERRHRRHRYEEERRDERRHRSRRRRDEGDRSGDPEPRRSRSPHASRRDRDAYHASSARHYEDPRGAARAGLRGGECDGKSRAGRLIGLAVKQATDSARGSEGLGLHPGAAAVERTSGGLQSCRSRSRSPGHVRAVVLVEDRSGARRGHEEGNEAFRGEGQREETQQPGDLDASANGGGLEAGVAGASKTKAILRPNPRFATAMAPPQAPFVSDPATGPSGYAPALSAAPGGPAFGFHPDGGRGLHASPGAAPLLAPQGAGSAPFAASFSPFAAASREGHPADVEMGGRDGPLGSVFANGEGPQADVVVRGGGASGLLATGGSLPRGQSLPGADAGGVPSSAQGKVRKRCIKWPRCPFGANCMYIHPTAKCTKWPRCAFGDACFYWHPAVMCKYGSNCANPYCNYTHEPVDPALAAAAASAVGATMPAGSPQTGEALPGAPQENSRAFLGTLGEDGFYRNKTWTPGSQADAACAAGGEGARDTLQASVEALSHTLPGTPPELRRAREASEGGLQGEELRLPPAEGAAESGRADEEGVMEG; encoded by the exons ATGTCGTCGAGGGTCcgcgacgagagcgaggcggtgGCTGTGGGTgtggcggacgcggagggcggtgAAGACGACGGCCGCTCGTACGTCTTTCTCCGCACGCTGCCCGCGGCGAATATCCAGGCGATTCAAAGCGAGATCAtgcagcgcctggaggccaTCATGGTTGGACAGAAGGGCGCAGAAGTCGGACCTGACGAAGCGACGATTCAGGAGGACATGAACATTCTGAACGAATACGTCTGGCATCTGCTCACCCAAGAAGCTGCCAGCCAGGGCCGGCTCAGAAAGGAACTCGCTGAGTTCCTGCAAACAAAT ACGGAGGACTTTGTTGGCTGGCTGGACACGCTGTTGTCGGGATACGAgggggagccgcggcggtctgaggaggacgaagaaggcgccctGGAGCAGGgggccgcgacgcctccctccgcgaaGCTGCATAGTTACGACCGGAAGGGCCgttcgcgcggcgacgacggcgtctcctctctgtcacGCGAAGCCGACGACCGCCACTACCACCGGCACCGGAGTTCGCGGCACGGCGGAGACTCCTCTTCGGATCGATACAGAGACCGCCGCTCGTCGCACTACTACGATGACGAGCGGGtccgcgaagagcgagagaggcgtcACCGCCGGCACAGAtacgaggaggagaggcgcgacgagcggcgACACCGCagtcggcggagacgcgatgAGGGCGACAGGAGCGGCGACCCCGAgccccgccgcagcaggagccCGCACGCCTCCAGAAGAGACCGAGACGCGTACCACGCGAGTTCGGCGCGACACTACGAAGACCCGCGTGGGGCGGCCCGCGCGGGTCTTCGTGGGGGCGAGTGCGACGGCAaaagccgcgcagggcggctgATTGGTCTCGCCGTCAAGCAGGCGACGGATTCGGCCCGCGGGTCCGAGGGCCTTGGACTCCATccgggggcggccgcggtcgaACGGACCTCCGGTGGGCTCCAGAGCTgcaggagccgcagccgcagccctgGACACgtccgcgccgtcgtcctcgtcgaaGACCGCAGCGGGGCCCGGAGGGGACACGAAGAAGGCAACGAGGCGttccgcggcgaaggccaaCGAGAAGAGACACAGCAGCCCGGCGACCTTGACGCGAGCGCCAACGGCGGGGGGCTCGAGGCCGGGGTAGCAGGGGCGAGCAAGACGAAGGCGATTCTGAG ACCGAATCCGCGATTCGCCACGGCGAtggcgccgcctcaggcgccgtTCGTGTCCGATCCCGCGACCGGGCCTTCCGGCTACGCCCccgcgctgtctgcggcgcctggcgggccTGCCTTCGGCTTCCAccccgacggcggccgcgggctgcACGCGTCTCCAGGCGCGGCACCGCTGTTAGCGCCGCAGGGAGCAGGGAGCGCACCCTTcgccgcttccttctcgccgtttgCAGCCGCGAGCAGGGAGGGACACCCCGCGGACGTGGAGATGGGGGGCCGCGACGGCCCGCTCGGCTCGGTCTTCGCCAATGGCGAAGGCCCGCAGGCCGACGTGgtcgtgcgcggcggcggcgcctcaggGCTGCTCGCCACGGGGGGCAGCTTGCCCAGGGGACAGAGTCTGCCAGGAGCGGACGCGGGAGGCGTTCCGAGCTCCGCGCAAGGAAAA GTGCGGAAGAGATGCATCAAATGGCCGCGCTGCCCCTTCGGCGCGAACTGCATGTACATCCACCCGACGGCGAAGTGCACCAAGtggccgcgctgcgccttcggcgaCGCCTGCTTCTACTGGCACCCCGCAGTCATGTGCAAATACG GCTCCAACTGCGCGAACCCGTACTGCAACTACACACACGAGCCCGTGGATCccgccctcgctgcagcggcggcgagcgcggtcgGGGCGACGATGCCAGCGGGCAGCCCGCAGACCGGCGAAGCACTTCCTGGCGCTCCTCAAGAGAACTCGCGAGCG TTCCTCGGCACCTTGGGCGAAGACGGATTCTACCGGAACAAAACTTGGACTCCAG GAAGCCAGGCCGatgcggcgtgcgcggcgggcggcgaaggcgcgcgcgacacgcTGCAGGCCTCTGTGGAGGCGCTCAGCCACACTCTCCCCGGCACGCCGccggagctgcggcgcgcgcgcgaggcctctgaAGGGGGCCTTCAGGGCGAagagctgcgtctgccgccggcggagggcgcggcggagagcgggcgcgccgacgaagaaggtGTCATGGAGGGCTGA